The Streptomyces sp. NBC_00102 genome segment GGCGGCGTCGACGGTGACGTTGGGGCGGGCCTCGTAGATGATCCCCACCACTCCGAGCGGCACGCGGATCTGGCGCAGGTCGATGCCGTTGGGGAGGGTGGAACCGCGCACGACCTCGCCGACCGGGTCGGGCAGGGAGGCGACCTGGCGCACGTCGGCGGCGATGGCGCGGATGCGCTCGGGGGTCAGGGTGAGCCGGTCGACGACCGATTCGGCGGTGCCCGCGGCCCGGGCCCGCTCGACGTCCTCGGCGTTGGCCTCGATGATCTCGCCCGCGCGCACCTCCAGCGCGTCGGCCACGGCGAGCAGCGCGTCGTCCTTGGCTGCGCGCGGGAGCGGCGCGATGTCGGCGGCGGCGGCTCGCGCCCGGTAGGCGGCCTGCGCGACCGGGGACATGTTGTCGTACGGGGTGAGCGTGGTCATGCCCGCAGGGTAGTGCGCGGTACCGGGACGTCCGGCCGTTATCCCGTGATGCGAGACACCTCGCCGGGACGCCCGTACGAGGTCCCCCACGGGGCGCCTCAGGACGGGAACGGGCGTACGCGCCCGCTCCCGCCTCCGGCTCAGTACGGGTGCACGCCCACGGGTGCGGCGGGCGGCGGGCCGTACCCCTCGGCGACGCGCTGGTGGTAGGTCTCCCGGTCGATGACTTCGAGGCCGACGATCTCCCACGGCGGCAACTGGGCGGTGGAGCGGTGTTCGCCCCAGAGCCTCAGGGCCACGGCGGCCGCGTCGTGCAGGTCCCGGGCCTCTTCCCAGTACCGGATCTCCGCATGGTCGTTGGCGTACCGGCTGGTCAGCAGGAAGGGGTGGTCGTGGGCGAGTTGTTCGAGGCCGCGTCTGACCTCCCCGAGCGCTGTCTCGGTCCCGGACACGCAGAGCGTGATGTGCCACAGCCGGGACGGTGTGGTCTCCCCCTTCGCGGCTACCGGGTCGTGGCCGGTGGTGCGGTCCTCGGCCCGGTCGGACGTGCGGTCGGCGGGCGGACTCCGGTCGAAGCCGGTTCCCGCTCCCACGCTGGTCAGTGCGCGGGTGCCCGTTCCTCGGGGCGGCGCCCCCGGGCGCGCTCGTCTCACCGGCGGCCTCCTGTGGATGTGTTGCTGTGCTGTTGCCCTGCGTACCCCCGCTACAAAGTTGACCAGCCCGAGGCCCGGCGTGGGGCGGTTTTGGTGAAGCTCTCCGTCAGGAGTCCGGAGTTTCAGCCGATTCGGGGCGTCGAGGGGGGCAGGAGAACGACGAGGTCGTCCCTGTGTACGACCTCGCGTTCGTAGGCCGGTCCGAGTTCGCGGGCCAGATCGTGCGTGGAGCGCCCCAGCAGCTGGGGGATCTCGCGGGCGTCGAAGTTGACGAGGCCGCGTGCGACCGCCCGTCCGGCGGGGTCGCGCAGTTCGACGGGGTCACCGGCCGTGAAGTCGCCGTCCACGGCACAGATGCCCGCGGGCAGCAGGGAGGTGCGGCGTTCCACCACGGCCCGTACGGCTCCCTCGTCCAGGACGAGCGCGCCCTGCGGGGCGGAGGCGTGGGCGAGCCAGAGGAGGCGGTCGGCGGAGCGGCGGCCGGTGGGGTGGAACCAGGTTCCGGTGTCCCGGCCGGCGAGGGCGTCGGCGGCGTGCCAGGCGGAGGTGAGGACGACGGGGATGCCGGCGGCGGTGGCGATCCGGGCGGCCTCGACCTTGGTGACCATGCCGCCGGTGCCGACCCCGGCCTTGCCCGCGCTGCCGATCGTGACGCCCGCCAGGTCCTGCGGGCCGGTGACCTCGGCGATGCGTGAGGTGCCCGGGGTGCTGGGGTCGCCGTCGTAGACCCCGTCCACGTCGGAGAGGAGGACCAGGAGGTCGGCGTGGACGAGGTGGGCGACGAGGGCGGCCAGGCGGTCGTTGTCGCCGAAGCGGATCTCGTCGGTGGCGACGGTGTCGTTCTCGTTGACGACGGGCAGGGCGCCCATCCGCAGCAACTGGTCGAGGGTGCGGTAGGCGTTGCGGTAGTGGGCGCGGCGGCTGGTGTCGTCGGTCGTCAGCAGCACCTGGCCGACGCGTACGCCGTAGCGGGCGAAGGACGCCGTGTAGCGGGCCACCAGCAGCCCCTGGCCGACGCTGGCGGCCGCCTGCTGGCGGGCGAGGTCCTTCGGTCTGCGGTGGAGGCCCAGTGGGGCGAGTCCGGCGGCGATGGCGCCGCTGGAGACGAGGACGACCTCCCGCTCACCCCCGCCGCGGACCTTGGCCAGGACGTCCACGAGGGCGTCGACCCGGTCGGCGTCGAGTCCGCCCGCCGCGGTGGTGAGCGAGGAGGAGCCCACCTTGACGACGATCCTGCGGGCCTCGGTCACCTGTTGTCTTGCCACTGTCTCCGCTACCGATGTCACAGGGGCGAATGTATGCCAGCCGGGATGCCGGACGCACCGGCGTTCCGGCCCATGGACGCGGGGTGGCACTGGCGTTCGGCAGGGGTTCCGGCACGCGGGGACGCCCCGGCCGCGGTGACCGGGGCGTCCTGTGGTGGTGCGTGCGGGGCGCTGCGTGCGGGGCGCTGCGTGCGGGGCGCTGCTGGTGGTGCGTGCGGGGCGCTGTGCCCGGTGTACGCGCGTACGGGCTCAGCCGGTGAGGCTTCCGCTGTCCGCGAGGGCCCGGTCCCGGCCGAAGTCCCCGGCCGCGGCTTCCGTCTCCCCGGGGGGAGCGGGCTGGGCGGACGGCGGGGCGGTCGGGGCCGTGCGCTTGCGGCCGATGTCCTTGAGCCGCATCGCGGGCTTCTCGACCAGGTGCCAGGAGAGGGCCGCGACCAGCAGCGAGCCGGCGAGCGACAGGGCGAGGTAGGGCCAGAACCCCCAGCGGGCGAAGTCGAGAGCGGTCAGGCTCTGCTGGACGACGAACCCGTAGATGTAGACGCCGTACGAGAGGTCGTTCTTCGCCCCGACGCGGCGGAAGGGCCCGGGGAGGCGGATCGCGAGCCAGAGCAGCAGGTAGGCGAAGGCGGGGATGCCGACGACGAAGAAGTAGCCGTAGAAGACGCTGCCGAGGAACACCGCGAGGGCGAGGACGCCGAGCGGGTCGCTGACGGGGATGCGCTCGCGGTACGACTCGATCACCGCGCCGACGGCGAACGCGAAGGCGAGGTAGATCAGGATGTCCGGGTCGAACTTGCCCATGACCGGGAAGATCTCGAAGCTCAGGGCGTAGGAGGAGTCCGCGAAACCGGCCCAGAAGCGTTCCTGCAGGGCGGGTGCGATCGCGTAGCAGCCGAGGACGACGGCGACCAGCAGCACGACCCTGCGGGCCCGGGTGAGGGCGCCGGTCACGGCGAGCAGGGCGACGCCGAAGTAGCAGAACACCTCGTAGCGGAGCGACCAGAGGGCGGCGTCGATGCTGGGGCTGTGCCCCAGACCGTCACCCCTGGAGTGCGCGATGACACCGGAGACGTCGTTCTGGAGGGGGGCGACCGCCCAGTTCGAGCCCAGGTAGTCGAAGGGGCCCGCGGAATGCCCCCAGAAGCCGCCCAGGTCGCCGTTCTGCGCCCAGTAGAGGAAGGGGGCGACGACGAAGGCCGTCAGGGCGAGGCAGACCCAGAGACCGGGCAGCAGGCGCAGGGCGCGGTGCCAGAGGAAGCGGCCCGGCGGAAGCCGCTTGCCGCTGCGGGTGACGAGGATGCCGGACAGTACGAAGAAGCCGTAGACGGAGAGCTTTCCCAGGTCGGTCTGGCCGTGGCTGAATCCGTGGCCGAACTCCTTCTCGCCGAAGCCGAGCACGCTCGCGTGGCTGACGACGACCGCCGAAGCCAGGATCAGGCGGATGAACCCCAGGCTGTTGTTCCTGCCCTGGAAACAGTCCGCCACGGAACCGTGTGACCATCGAAGCCGGGGGGCCTCACTGCGGGGACGACTGATGATTGCACCTCTCTCGCTGGACCGCGTGGCGAGCCGGTTCCCCGTCCGGCTCATGAAGTCCCCCCAAGGCGGCCTGGACATAAGCCACTTGAGCTTGCAGACGGCTCACATCGCCGGAAACCTCCGTTGCACCGTACACGGCCTCCTACCCGGTCCGAACTGTTCGATGTGCCGCAACCGCTATGGTGCTTCCGGGCGGCGGCCCTCGCCCTCAATCGGTCTCCGATCCCGACACCGCCTTCGCGTTCAGGGTTCCCACAAGAGATGGGACACAGTTGTGTCAGTCAAAGTCAGCGTCATCATTCCTGTGTACAACCCGGGGAAGTACATCGATCCCGCAATCGACTCGTTGCTGCGCCAGACTCTGCCCGCGAGCGAATTCGAAGTGCTGTTCGTCAATGACGGCTCGACCGACGACACACGCGAGCGTCTCGAAAAGCTGGCGACCGAACACCCGCACTTCCGTGTGATCACCATCCCCAATTCCGGGTGGCCGGGCAAGCCTCGCAATATCGGCGTGGCGGAGGCGAAGGGCGAATACGTCCAGTTCCTCGACCAGGACGACTACTTGGCGTCCGAGGCCCTGCTGCGCCTCTACAACATGGGGCACCGCAACGGCTCCGACATCGTCATCGGCAAGGTGGCCAGTAACTTCCGCGGCGTTCCACACGGGGTTTTCAGGGTCAACCGGGAGAAGTGCACCCTGCGTGACGCACCGCTCTACGACAGCCTGACGCCGCACAAGATGTTCCGGACAGAGTTCCTCCGCGAGAACAACATCGCTTATCCGGAAGGAAAGCGGCGCCTGGAGGACCAGCTCTACATGATGCAGGCGTACTTCCCCGCGAAGGTCGTCTCCATTCTCGGCAGTTACACCTGCTACTACTACTCACGGCGCGACGACGGCCAGAACGCAGGCTCCGCGAAGCTCATTCCTTCGGGCTATTACGGAAATCTCCGCGAGGTTCTCGACGTCGTCGTGGAGAACACCGAGCCGGGCGAATTCCGCGACCTTCTGCTGCGCCGCTTCTACCGTGTGGAGATGTTGTCGCGTCTCAGTGAACCCGCCGTGCAGAAGTACGCGCCGGAGTACCGCGACGAGATGATCGACGCCGTCCAGCCCCTGGCACGTGACTTCATGCACGACGGCGTGCACAACGGGCTCGGCCCGGTCCAGCGGCTCCGCTCCACGCTGTTGCGCAACGACGACCGCCAGGGGCTGGTCCGTATCGCCCAGCTCGCCGGCTCCATCAAGGCGGCCGCCCGCCTGGAGAAGCTCGAGTGGCAGCCGGACGGCCGGATCAGGATCGACATCACCGGCCGGCTCGTGCACGGCGACGACCAGAAGCCCGTGACGCTGGTGCGCCGCGACGGCCGCCTGCACCTGCACCCCGACCTCACGGCGGACCTGCTGCCGGCCGGTGAGCTGCTGGACGTCGAGGACGACCTCGACGGCTACATGGCGGAGATCTCGCTGCGCAACCGCGAGACCGCCGTCGAGTGGCCCTGCCCCGCGAAGTTCACCTCGGCGGTCCAGGAGATCTCCTCCGGCGTCTTCGAGGTCGTCCTGACCGGCCACGGCCACGTGACTTCGGAGGGCGTCAAGAACCGCGGACGCGTCTCGCGCGGGTTCTGGGACATCTGGGTGCCGCTGCGCGGCCTCGGCGTGGTCCGCAAGGCCCGGCTCGGCGCCGACCGCGATCCCGCCGTCGACGCGGCCTGCCTGCCCGCCTCGCTGGGCTCGCCCGCCCGTGCCGTCATCCCGTACTTCACGGACCCGCACGGCAACCTCACGCTGGACGTGGCCCGCCGCGCCAAGAAGCTGGCCCAGTACCTGGAGGGCCGCCCGGTCCTGCGCACCCCCGGCGGCAGGACGGAACTGCGCCTCGACCTCGTCACGACGAGTTCCACGGCCGCGTCCAAGGC includes the following:
- a CDS encoding glycosyltransferase family 2 protein, which produces MSVKVSVIIPVYNPGKYIDPAIDSLLRQTLPASEFEVLFVNDGSTDDTRERLEKLATEHPHFRVITIPNSGWPGKPRNIGVAEAKGEYVQFLDQDDYLASEALLRLYNMGHRNGSDIVIGKVASNFRGVPHGVFRVNREKCTLRDAPLYDSLTPHKMFRTEFLRENNIAYPEGKRRLEDQLYMMQAYFPAKVVSILGSYTCYYYSRRDDGQNAGSAKLIPSGYYGNLREVLDVVVENTEPGEFRDLLLRRFYRVEMLSRLSEPAVQKYAPEYRDEMIDAVQPLARDFMHDGVHNGLGPVQRLRSTLLRNDDRQGLVRIAQLAGSIKAAARLEKLEWQPDGRIRIDITGRLVHGDDQKPVTLVRRDGRLHLHPDLTADLLPAGELLDVEDDLDGYMAEISLRNRETAVEWPCPAKFTSAVQEISSGVFEVVLTGHGHVTSEGVKNRGRVSRGFWDIWVPLRGLGVVRKARLGADRDPAVDAACLPASLGSPARAVIPYFTDPHGNLTLDVARRAKKLAQYLEGRPVLRTPGGRTELRLDLVTTSSTAASKADLVLTSTGGTDRVLPTTLRPVQGRAHVVVPAKAADVPPGEWKLSVRLDGAKSAAVPLADVRIERGGKIVLVSDLPEVSPAMLSAMASARRKATVRSALRTVGGPIVRRLPAKARKKARRLADKVSG
- the proB gene encoding glutamate 5-kinase yields the protein MTEARRIVVKVGSSSLTTAAGGLDADRVDALVDVLAKVRGGGEREVVLVSSGAIAAGLAPLGLHRRPKDLARQQAAASVGQGLLVARYTASFARYGVRVGQVLLTTDDTSRRAHYRNAYRTLDQLLRMGALPVVNENDTVATDEIRFGDNDRLAALVAHLVHADLLVLLSDVDGVYDGDPSTPGTSRIAEVTGPQDLAGVTIGSAGKAGVGTGGMVTKVEAARIATAAGIPVVLTSAWHAADALAGRDTGTWFHPTGRRSADRLLWLAHASAPQGALVLDEGAVRAVVERRTSLLPAGICAVDGDFTAGDPVELRDPAGRAVARGLVNFDAREIPQLLGRSTHDLARELGPAYEREVVHRDDLVVLLPPSTPRIG
- a CDS encoding acyltransferase, translated to MADCFQGRNNSLGFIRLILASAVVVSHASVLGFGEKEFGHGFSHGQTDLGKLSVYGFFVLSGILVTRSGKRLPPGRFLWHRALRLLPGLWVCLALTAFVVAPFLYWAQNGDLGGFWGHSAGPFDYLGSNWAVAPLQNDVSGVIAHSRGDGLGHSPSIDAALWSLRYEVFCYFGVALLAVTGALTRARRVVLLVAVVLGCYAIAPALQERFWAGFADSSYALSFEIFPVMGKFDPDILIYLAFAFAVGAVIESYRERIPVSDPLGVLALAVFLGSVFYGYFFVVGIPAFAYLLLWLAIRLPGPFRRVGAKNDLSYGVYIYGFVVQQSLTALDFARWGFWPYLALSLAGSLLVAALSWHLVEKPAMRLKDIGRKRTAPTAPPSAQPAPPGETEAAAGDFGRDRALADSGSLTG